A region of Lichenibacterium dinghuense DNA encodes the following proteins:
- a CDS encoding SDR family oxidoreductase has translation MVVKLKPVSEQVIVITGASSGIGLATARMAARQGAKLVLAARSTNALDALAAEIEAGGGQALAVPTDVAKEEDVEALAKAAVDRFGGFDTWVNNAGTGIYGRPEEIPVDEMRRLFDVNLWGLVYGSRAALRHLRRRGGALINVGSTESHRAVALQGVYSASKHAVKAFTDEFRVFVEADGAPVVVTLVKPGAIDTPFPLNAKNYLDSEPQHVPPVYAAGTVAEAILHCAAVPTRDLFVGSGGKMIEAMEHYAPSLADTVMLRNVIPDTPSGRPPRRARDDSGLERPSENLAEGGNYPGHVQQVSLYTRATEHPLVTTAVVAGVGLALATVASLGARKPGR, from the coding sequence ATGGTGGTGAAGCTGAAACCCGTGTCCGAGCAGGTCATCGTGATCACCGGCGCGTCGTCCGGCATCGGGCTCGCCACGGCCCGCATGGCGGCGCGGCAGGGCGCCAAGCTCGTCCTGGCCGCCCGTTCGACGAACGCCCTCGACGCGCTGGCGGCCGAGATCGAGGCCGGCGGCGGGCAGGCCCTGGCGGTGCCGACCGACGTCGCCAAGGAGGAGGACGTCGAGGCGCTGGCGAAGGCGGCCGTGGACCGCTTCGGCGGCTTCGACACCTGGGTCAACAACGCCGGCACGGGCATCTACGGCCGGCCGGAGGAGATCCCGGTCGACGAGATGCGAAGGCTGTTCGACGTCAACCTGTGGGGGCTCGTCTACGGCTCGCGCGCGGCGCTGAGGCACCTACGGCGCCGCGGCGGCGCGCTGATCAACGTGGGCTCGACCGAGTCGCACCGCGCCGTGGCGCTGCAGGGCGTGTATTCCGCCTCGAAGCACGCCGTGAAAGCCTTCACGGACGAGTTCCGCGTCTTCGTCGAGGCCGACGGGGCACCCGTCGTCGTGACGCTGGTCAAGCCCGGCGCCATCGACACGCCCTTCCCGCTCAACGCCAAGAACTACCTCGACAGCGAGCCGCAGCACGTGCCGCCGGTCTACGCGGCCGGCACGGTGGCGGAAGCGATCCTGCACTGCGCCGCGGTGCCGACGCGCGACCTGTTCGTCGGCAGCGGCGGCAAGATGATCGAGGCCATGGAGCATTACGCGCCGTCGCTCGCCGACACCGTCATGCTGCGCAACGTCATCCCCGACACGCCCAGCGGCCGCCCGCCGCGCCGCGCGCGCGACGACAGCGGGCTCGAGCGGCCGAGCGAGAACCTGGCCGAGGGCGGCAACTACCCCGGCCACGTGCAGCAGGTGAGCCTCTACACCCGCGCGACCGAGCACCCGCTGGTGACCACCGCCGTGGTGGCGGGCGTCGGCTTGGCGCTGGCCACGGTGGCGTCGCTGGGCGCCCGCAAGCCGGGGCGGTGA
- a CDS encoding IS110 family transposase, whose amino-acid sequence MGVDWASQTHHVFVIDAQGRKMGERGFAHGGEGLAEMAAWIEKQTGAAPDAVSVAIEVPHGPVVESLMERGFRVHSINPKQLDRFRDRFSPAGAKDDSRDAHVLADALRTDPRCLRRLEPLDPVIVELREWSRISDDLRHDRNRLGNCVRELLWRYYPQMLDLADDVAAPWFLELWKLVPTPEKAKKVREGTVARLLKSHRIRRFTAAQALERLRATPVAVAPGTVSAATAHIEAVAKRLQLVNRQIADADAQLDRLTGQLAEAADAPGQHQEQRDVTILRSLPGVGRIVIATLLAEAFEALHRRDYQALRCLSGVAPVTKRSGKSCVVLMRQAADVRLRNAVYHWARVAAQNDPTCKARYKALRARGHGHARALRSVADRLLGVACAMLKTGSSFDPNLTAKTA is encoded by the coding sequence GTGGGCGTCGACTGGGCATCGCAGACGCACCACGTGTTCGTGATCGATGCCCAGGGCCGCAAGATGGGCGAGCGCGGCTTCGCCCACGGCGGCGAGGGCCTGGCCGAGATGGCGGCCTGGATCGAGAAGCAGACCGGGGCGGCACCGGATGCCGTGTCGGTGGCCATCGAGGTGCCGCACGGCCCGGTGGTGGAGAGCCTGATGGAGCGCGGCTTCCGCGTTCATTCCATCAATCCGAAGCAACTCGACCGCTTCCGGGACCGCTTCTCGCCCGCCGGCGCCAAGGACGACAGCCGCGACGCGCATGTGCTGGCCGACGCGCTGCGCACCGACCCGCGCTGTCTGCGCCGCCTGGAGCCGCTCGACCCGGTCATCGTCGAGCTGCGAGAGTGGTCCCGCATCAGTGATGATCTGCGCCACGACCGCAACCGGCTCGGCAATTGCGTCCGGGAACTGTTGTGGCGTTACTATCCGCAGATGCTGGACTTGGCCGACGACGTCGCGGCGCCCTGGTTCTTGGAACTCTGGAAGCTCGTGCCGACGCCGGAGAAGGCCAAGAAGGTCCGTGAAGGAACTGTCGCTCGACTGCTGAAGAGCCACCGCATCCGGCGCTTCACCGCGGCCCAAGCGCTCGAACGCCTGCGCGCAACACCGGTCGCCGTCGCACCCGGCACGGTGAGCGCGGCCACAGCCCATATCGAGGCAGTGGCCAAGCGGCTCCAGCTCGTGAACCGCCAGATCGCGGACGCCGACGCCCAGCTCGATCGGCTGACGGGGCAACTGGCCGAGGCCGCCGACGCGCCGGGGCAGCATCAGGAGCAGCGCGACGTGACGATCCTGAGATCCTTGCCGGGAGTCGGAAGGATCGTCATCGCCACGCTGCTCGCAGAAGCGTTTGAAGCTCTGCACCGGCGAGACTACCAAGCCCTGCGCTGCTTGTCCGGCGTGGCGCCCGTCACGAAGCGATCCGGCAAAAGCTGCGTCGTGCTGATGCGTCAGGCGGCCGATGTCCGGCTGCGCAATGCCGTCTACCACTGGGCGCGCGTCGCCGCCCAGAATGACCCGACCTGCAAGGCCCGCTACAAGGCCCTGCGAGCGCGCGGCCACGGCCATGCCAGGGCACTCCGCTCGGTGGCCGACAGGCTCCTCGGCGTGGCCTGCGCCATGCTGAAAACCGGGTCGAGCTTCGATCCCAACCTCACCGCAAAAACCGCTTGA
- a CDS encoding DUF6894 family protein, translating into MPLFHFNVLDGVSDIDTEGTVLPDVDAAWREARILAGDLIKDAREWDRLGEEWRIEVTDHAGTILFRIDVAAMRSPLMRVERP; encoded by the coding sequence GTGCCGCTCTTTCACTTCAACGTCCTCGACGGCGTCTCCGACATCGACACCGAGGGGACCGTCCTGCCGGACGTGGACGCGGCCTGGCGCGAAGCCCGCATCCTCGCCGGCGACCTCATCAAGGACGCGAGGGAGTGGGACAGGCTCGGCGAGGAATGGCGCATCGAGGTCACGGACCACGCGGGCACGATCCTGTTCCGCATCGACGTCGCGGCGATGAGGTCGCCGCTGATGAGGGTCGAAAGACCGTAG
- a CDS encoding LexA family protein: MAEVPKRGGRRPGAGRPGGPSEVVRLPLPLAAIARRMKDGSLRAGDINAFLDVAPRSEASVPLASTAAACGFPSPADDHMDGPLDFNDLLVRNPQATFAVRISGESMRDRGLLPGDVAVVDRARSPVSGCIVLGLVGGEFTVKTYRLKAGGAVVLEAANPDFPDIAIDEASAFEVWGVVTGIVRTF, from the coding sequence ATGGCCGAGGTTCCGAAGCGAGGCGGCCGCCGGCCGGGGGCCGGGCGGCCCGGAGGCCCGTCCGAGGTCGTGCGCCTGCCGCTGCCGCTCGCCGCCATCGCCCGGCGCATGAAGGACGGCAGCCTGCGCGCGGGCGACATCAACGCCTTCCTCGACGTGGCGCCGCGCAGCGAGGCGTCCGTGCCGCTGGCCTCGACCGCGGCGGCCTGCGGCTTCCCGAGCCCCGCCGACGACCACATGGACGGGCCGCTCGACTTCAACGATCTCCTGGTCCGCAATCCCCAGGCCACGTTCGCGGTGCGGATCTCCGGCGAAAGCATGCGCGACCGCGGGCTGCTGCCCGGCGACGTCGCCGTGGTGGACCGCGCGCGCTCGCCGGTGAGCGGCTGCATCGTGCTCGGCCTCGTCGGCGGCGAGTTCACGGTCAAGACCTACCGGCTGAAGGCGGGCGGCGCCGTGGTGCTGGAGGCCGCCAACCCGGACTTCCCCGACATCGCCATCGACGAAGCCTCCGCCTTCGAGGTGTGGGGCGTCGTGACCGGCATCGTGCGGACCTTCTGA
- the glgC gene encoding glucose-1-phosphate adenylyltransferase, with protein sequence MYDRSPGQAPISRNAMAYVLAGGRGSRLLELTDRRAKPAVYFGGKTRIIDFALSNALNSGIRRIAVATQYKAHSLIRHLGRGWNFLRPERNESFDVLPASQRVDENMWYLGTADAVYQNIDIIESYDPKYMVILAGDHVYKMDYEKMLQQHVDSGADVTVGCLEVPRLEAVAFGVMHIDETNRILSFLEKPKDPPAMPGKPDVALASMGIYVFETKFLIDALKRDAATPHSQRDFGKDIIPEIVAQGKAVAHHFSQSCVRSTHENEAYWRDVGTVDAYWEANIDLTAVVPALDLFDQNWPIWTYNELTAPAKFVHDSDHRRGVAISSLVSGGCLVSGAGIHNSLLFTGVRVNSYSHVDRAVILPYVNVGRGARLRNCVVDSGVQIPDGMVIGDDPELDGRRFRRTDRGICLVTQSMLDKMNT encoded by the coding sequence ATGTACGACAGGTCACCGGGCCAGGCCCCGATCTCCCGCAACGCCATGGCCTACGTGCTGGCCGGAGGGCGCGGCTCGCGCCTGCTGGAGCTGACCGACCGGCGCGCCAAGCCCGCCGTCTACTTCGGCGGCAAGACGCGCATCATCGACTTCGCCCTGTCCAACGCGCTGAACTCGGGCATCCGCCGCATCGCGGTGGCGACGCAGTACAAGGCCCACAGCCTGATCCGCCACCTCGGCCGCGGCTGGAACTTCCTGCGCCCCGAACGCAACGAGAGCTTCGACGTGCTCCCCGCGTCCCAGCGCGTCGACGAGAACATGTGGTATCTCGGCACCGCCGACGCGGTGTACCAGAACATCGACATCATCGAGTCCTACGACCCGAAATACATGGTCATCCTGGCGGGCGACCACGTCTACAAGATGGACTACGAGAAGATGTTGCAGCAGCACGTCGACTCGGGGGCCGACGTGACGGTGGGCTGCCTGGAGGTGCCGCGCCTGGAGGCCGTGGCCTTCGGGGTGATGCACATCGACGAGACCAACAGGATCCTGTCGTTCCTCGAGAAGCCCAAGGACCCGCCGGCCATGCCGGGCAAGCCCGACGTGGCCCTGGCCTCGATGGGCATCTACGTCTTCGAAACCAAGTTCCTGATCGACGCGCTCAAGCGCGACGCCGCCACCCCCCACTCGCAGCGCGACTTCGGCAAGGACATCATCCCCGAGATCGTGGCGCAGGGCAAAGCCGTGGCGCACCACTTCTCCCAGTCCTGCGTGCGCTCGACCCACGAGAACGAGGCCTACTGGCGCGACGTCGGCACGGTGGACGCCTATTGGGAGGCCAACATCGACCTCACCGCCGTGGTGCCGGCGCTGGACCTGTTCGACCAGAACTGGCCGATCTGGACCTACAACGAGCTGACCGCGCCGGCGAAGTTCGTGCACGATTCCGACCATCGCCGCGGCGTCGCCATCTCGTCGCTGGTGTCCGGCGGGTGCCTCGTGTCGGGCGCGGGCATCCACAACTCGCTGCTGTTCACCGGCGTGCGGGTGAACTCCTACAGCCACGTCGACCGCGCCGTGATCCTGCCCTACGTCAACGTCGGCCGCGGCGCGCGCCTCAGGAACTGCGTGGTCGACAGCGGCGTGCAGATCCCCGACGGCATGGTGATCGGCGACGACCCCGAGCTCGACGGCCGGAGGTTCCGCCGCACCGACCGCGGCATCTGCCTCGTGACGCAGTCCATGCTCGACAAGATGAACACCTGA
- a CDS encoding alpha-D-glucose phosphate-specific phosphoglucomutase: protein MTAAAMTTVPTTPYTDQKPGTSGLRKKVPHFQQPRYVENFVQSIFDSLDGFAGQDLVIGGDGRYFNRETIQTAMKMAAANGFGRVIVGRGGILSTPAASNLIRVRGAFGGIILSASHNPGGPHGDFGIKYNASNGGPAPEKITDAIFAKTKAITEYRILDAPDVDLDRIGETRLGDMTVEVVDPVAEYRALMEKLFDFPRIRAMFAGGFRMTFDAMSAVTGPYATAILEGALGAAPGTVINGTPLPDFGGHHPDPNLVHAKGIYDLAMGPDAPDLCAASDGDGDRNLIIGRGIFVTPSDSLAALSANAHLAPGYAGGLKGIARSMPTSAAADRVAEAKGLKAYETPTGWKFFGNLLDAGMATICGEESAGTGSDHVREKDGLWAVLLWLDILSARKESVLDIMRDHWKTYGRNYYARHDYEEVAAEGANALMKGLRDRLGSLPGQSFGALTVTGADDFAYHDPVDGSDSAHQGIRVLFADGSRIVYRLSGTGTAGATLRVYIERFEGEKLDMETGEALKDLIALSRSLPDIPGHTGRTEPSVIT from the coding sequence ATGACTGCAGCCGCGATGACGACCGTCCCGACGACCCCCTACACAGACCAGAAGCCCGGCACCTCCGGCCTGCGCAAGAAGGTGCCGCACTTCCAGCAGCCGCGCTACGTCGAGAACTTCGTGCAGTCGATCTTCGACAGCCTCGACGGCTTCGCGGGCCAGGACCTCGTGATCGGCGGCGACGGCCGCTACTTCAACCGCGAGACCATCCAGACCGCCATGAAGATGGCGGCCGCCAACGGCTTCGGGCGGGTCATCGTCGGGCGCGGCGGCATCCTGTCGACGCCCGCCGCCTCGAACCTGATCCGCGTGCGCGGCGCCTTCGGCGGCATCATCCTGTCGGCCAGCCACAATCCCGGCGGACCGCACGGCGACTTTGGCATCAAGTACAACGCGTCGAACGGCGGCCCCGCGCCCGAGAAGATCACCGACGCCATCTTCGCCAAGACGAAGGCCATCACGGAATACAGGATCCTCGACGCGCCGGACGTCGACCTCGACCGGATCGGCGAGACGAGGCTCGGCGACATGACGGTCGAGGTCGTCGACCCCGTGGCCGAGTACCGGGCGCTGATGGAGAAGCTGTTCGACTTCCCCCGCATCCGGGCGATGTTCGCGGGGGGCTTCCGCATGACCTTCGACGCCATGTCGGCGGTGACGGGCCCCTACGCCACGGCGATCCTGGAGGGCGCGCTCGGCGCCGCGCCCGGCACGGTCATCAACGGCACCCCCCTGCCCGACTTCGGCGGCCACCACCCGGACCCGAACCTCGTCCACGCGAAGGGGATCTACGACCTCGCCATGGGGCCGGACGCGCCGGACCTATGCGCCGCCTCGGACGGCGACGGCGACCGCAACCTCATCATCGGCCGCGGCATCTTCGTGACGCCGTCGGACAGCCTCGCGGCGCTCTCGGCCAACGCGCATCTCGCGCCCGGCTACGCCGGCGGCCTCAAGGGCATCGCGCGCTCCATGCCGACCTCGGCCGCGGCCGACCGCGTGGCGGAGGCCAAGGGCCTCAAGGCCTACGAGACCCCGACGGGCTGGAAGTTCTTCGGCAACCTGCTCGACGCCGGCATGGCGACGATCTGCGGCGAGGAGAGCGCCGGCACGGGCTCCGACCACGTCCGCGAGAAGGACGGGCTCTGGGCCGTGCTGCTGTGGCTCGACATCCTGTCGGCCCGCAAGGAATCGGTCCTCGACATCATGCGGGACCATTGGAAGACGTACGGCCGCAACTACTACGCCCGCCACGACTACGAGGAGGTGGCGGCCGAGGGCGCCAACGCGCTGATGAAGGGCCTGCGCGACCGGCTCGGCTCGCTGCCGGGCCAGAGTTTCGGGGCGCTGACCGTGACGGGGGCCGACGACTTCGCCTACCACGACCCCGTGGACGGCTCGGACTCGGCCCACCAGGGCATCCGCGTGCTCTTCGCGGACGGCTCGCGCATCGTGTACCGCCTGTCTGGTACCGGCACGGCGGGGGCCACGCTGCGCGTCTACATCGAGCGCTTCGAGGGCGAGAAGCTCGACATGGAGACCGGCGAGGCCTTGAAGGACCTCATCGCCCTGTCGCGCTCGCTGCCGGACATCCCCGGCCACACCGGGCGCACGGAGCCGTCGGTCATCACCTGA
- a CDS encoding DUF6894 family protein: MPRFFFDTDDGEHVRRDCSGTVLSGREIAKAEAASLLRDLAHGMRLEGSSVFSCAVRQDDEQPIYRVTMVIEGRSV; the protein is encoded by the coding sequence GTGCCGAGGTTCTTTTTCGATACGGATGACGGCGAGCACGTGAGGCGCGACTGCAGCGGCACCGTCCTTTCCGGCCGGGAGATCGCCAAGGCCGAGGCCGCCTCGCTCCTCCGCGACCTCGCCCACGGCATGAGGCTCGAAGGCTCCAGCGTCTTCTCCTGTGCGGTCAGGCAGGACGACGAGCAGCCGATCTACCGCGTCACGATGGTGATCGAGGGCCGGTCCGTCTGA
- the glgA gene encoding glycogen synthase GlgA, protein MSMATIIPSTAERGPTTELDAERDDGVAELTRSLTIRVLSVASEIHPLVKTGGLADVVGALPAALEREGVAVRTLVPGYPAVLEALAGAAVAAEIPDLFGGPARLLAGTAAGLDLVAIDAPHLYGRPGTPYLAPDGTDWPDNAARFGALGLVAARIGTGLLQDYRPDVVHGHDWQAGLAPAYLHFAQHPKPRTVATVHSLAFAGQFPAWTLSALGLPEEAYRTEGLEYHGTLSFLKAALFYADHVTAVSPGYADEIMTHEGGMGFDGLLRARAATVTGVRLGIDDAIWDPSNDPDIPAPYAVGDMGGRAVDKAALQERFGLDPAPDALLFGVVSRLSGQKGLDLVLDALPLIAELGGQLVVVGEGDRWFEDSFRAAAERYPGRVGAVIGVDERLAHLVQAGADAVLVPSRFEPCGLVQLCALRYGAVPVVSRVGGLADTVVDANEMALAAGAATGVVFAPVTLPALEAALRRTAAIFRDPEDWAGMVVAGMATDVSWRRPARKLAALYRDLLTSDAGAHP, encoded by the coding sequence ATGTCCATGGCGACCATCATCCCGTCGACCGCCGAGCGCGGGCCGACGACCGAACTCGACGCGGAGCGCGACGACGGCGTCGCCGAGCTGACGCGCAGCCTCACCATCCGCGTCCTGTCGGTCGCCTCCGAGATCCACCCGCTGGTCAAGACCGGGGGCCTCGCAGACGTGGTCGGCGCCCTGCCGGCCGCGCTGGAGCGGGAGGGCGTCGCGGTCCGCACGCTCGTGCCGGGCTATCCCGCCGTGCTCGAAGCCCTGGCCGGCGCCGCGGTCGCGGCCGAGATCCCCGACCTGTTCGGCGGCCCGGCGCGCCTGCTGGCCGGCACGGCGGCCGGCCTCGACCTCGTCGCGATCGACGCCCCGCACCTCTACGGCCGGCCCGGCACCCCCTACCTCGCCCCCGACGGCACCGACTGGCCCGACAACGCGGCCCGCTTCGGCGCGCTCGGCCTCGTCGCGGCCCGCATCGGCACGGGCCTGCTTCAGGACTACCGGCCCGACGTCGTCCACGGCCACGACTGGCAGGCTGGCCTCGCCCCGGCCTACCTCCACTTCGCGCAACATCCGAAGCCCCGCACCGTCGCGACGGTGCACAGCCTCGCCTTCGCGGGCCAGTTCCCGGCCTGGACGCTGTCGGCGCTCGGCCTGCCCGAGGAGGCCTACCGCACCGAGGGCCTCGAATACCACGGCACGCTGAGCTTCCTGAAGGCGGCGCTGTTCTACGCCGACCACGTCACGGCGGTGTCGCCGGGCTACGCCGACGAGATCATGACGCACGAGGGCGGCATGGGCTTCGACGGGCTCCTGCGGGCCCGCGCCGCCACCGTGACCGGGGTGCGCCTCGGCATCGACGATGCGATCTGGGACCCGTCAAACGACCCCGACATCCCCGCCCCCTACGCGGTCGGCGACATGGGCGGCCGCGCCGTCGACAAGGCCGCCCTGCAGGAGCGCTTCGGGCTCGACCCCGCGCCGGACGCGCTGCTGTTCGGCGTGGTCAGCCGATTGAGCGGTCAGAAGGGCCTCGACCTCGTGCTCGACGCCCTGCCCCTCATCGCCGAGCTCGGCGGCCAGCTCGTCGTGGTGGGCGAGGGCGACCGCTGGTTCGAGGACTCGTTCCGCGCCGCGGCGGAGCGCTATCCCGGTCGCGTCGGCGCCGTCATCGGCGTCGACGAGCGGCTCGCCCACCTCGTGCAGGCCGGCGCCGACGCCGTGCTGGTGCCCTCGCGCTTCGAGCCCTGCGGCCTCGTGCAGCTCTGCGCGCTGCGCTACGGCGCCGTGCCGGTGGTGTCGCGCGTCGGCGGCCTCGCCGACACGGTGGTGGACGCCAACGAGATGGCGCTGGCGGCCGGCGCCGCCACCGGCGTGGTCTTCGCACCCGTCACCCTGCCGGCGCTCGAGGCGGCGCTGCGCCGCACCGCCGCGATCTTCCGCGACCCCGAGGACTGGGCCGGCATGGTGGTGGCCGGCATGGCGACCGACGTGTCCTGGCGCCGCCCGGCCCGCAAGCTCGCCGCCCTCTACCGCGACCTCCTCACCTCCGACGCCGGAGCGCATCCATGA